The DNA segment CACAACCCTCCCAGCAGTTACCTTTTTCTGAGGGACAGCAAGAAGGAGGGTCGATAGCAAATCATCCGCAATACCAGCGGCGAGCTTGCCGATGATATTGGCGGTTGCTGGTGCCACCACAATCAGGTCCGGTTGAGTAGCAAGTTCAATGTGCTCCACCCCGGCAGAACTAACCCGTTCTTTAGGAAACAGTTCAAATGCCACAGCTCTACCGCTCAACGCCCGAAATGACTCAGGGGTCACCAGCTGAGTGGCTGAGCGAGTCATCACTACCGTTACATTCCAGCCGGTTTTCTTAAAAAGACGCAACAGGTCGAGCGCCTTATAGGCAGCAATACTGCCTGTCACCCCCAGCAAAACCTCCACCTTTTCCATTTTCTACCCCAAGACCGTTTTGGCAGAAAACGTAAGGTTAGGAGCGACGGCTCGGAGTCAAACCCTCCATCCCCTTTTGACTTAATGCCTGTATCTCCTGCTCGGTCAGAGGTGTGTACTTCAATTCTCCCCGCAGCAAGCGGTGCAAAGCAAAAGTATAGGGGTTGGTAGGGATTTGAACCTCATCCCGGCTGAGGGCGTCAATAATTCGACGCACCTCAAGCGCAGCGATATTCAAAGCCAAGTATTTATTCGGAAACGCCCGCCATAAATCTTCAATGGACACACTCTTCATTTTAATCCTCCTTTGAATTAATCCGACGGCTGGTCCGGAGTCGTTCAGCACGGATAATCGTTAACACATCCTGGACCGCCCGGTTAATTTTATCATTAATTACGAGATAGTCAAACTCGGGGATGCCCGCCAGTTCCTCTTCAAGAGCATCCCGACGACACCTCAGATTTTCCTCATCCTCGGTTCCGCGGCGTTGGAGCCGGCGCGTAAGCTCCTTTATACTAGGTGGCATAATGAAAATACTGACAGTTCCCGGCAATGCCTTTTTACAAGAGCGCATTCCCTGAATATCAAGGTCGGCAATAACATCCTTTCCTTGACGGAACGCCTTAAATACCGGGGCCTTAGGGGTGCCGTAATAACTACCATAAACCTTTGCATATTCGAGTAATTGACCTCTTCTTACTAACGACAAAAACCCCTCTTCAGAAACAAAATGGTAACTTTTCCCATTGCGCTCTCCCGGCCTTGGCTGTCTTGTCGTGGCAGAAATTGAATAAAATATCCTACCGTCCCGCTGGACGACTCCGCGACAAATAGTGGTCTTGCCGGCACCCGATGGGGATGAAAGCACCACAAGAAACGGTTGATGCCTTTTACTCAACATTCCGCACCTGCTCCTTCAGTTTCTCAATCTCACCTTTAATTTCTATTGCCCGCCGTGATATTACCACATCCCTTGCCTTGGCAGCAAGGGTATCGGTCTCCCGCAACATCTCCTGGGCGATGAAGTCCAGTTTTTTGCCCGAGGTGGTTGAACTGCGAAGTGCCCGGAGAAACATACTGCAATGGCTCCGGAGGCGCACGCACTCCTCGTGGATATCCACCCGCTCGCTGATAAAAGCAACCTCCTCCAGGACACGCTTAGGATTCGCCTGAATGTTGAGGCTGGCGAGTTGCTCAAGGAGGCTTTCCCGGCGCTCTGCCAGTCGCTTCGGCACCCTTTGCTCAATCTGGCGCAGGGCACGGCGAATCTTCTTGATGCGCCGCCGCAAGTCCCGCACCAGTGCCACACCTTCTGCCTGCTTCATCTTTATCAGCTGCTTTAGCGCCTGTTTAATCACACTGCGGCTCGCCCGCCACATTCGGCTGTGATTGGAGTTAACCTTACGGGTAGTAATAACACCGGGCAGCGTCAAGAGCGTATTAATGTCGAGCTCACCGGCAAGGCGGTACCTTTTCCTCAGTTCCCGGCTTAACCGTAAATAGTCGCGCACCACCTGATGGTCGATCTTCACCATTTGCGCTGCTTCACTCTCATCCATTGTAATCTGTATCTGGATATAACCCCGCCGAACCATTCTTCGCACCATCTCATATATCTCCCGCTCATAACCAGCAAGCTGGGGTGGGAGTTTCGGTATCAGCTCAAAGTATTTGTGGTTTACCGAACGGATGTCCACAGACAGCCGGTTGTTGGTA comes from the candidate division WOR-3 bacterium genome and includes:
- the gmk gene encoding guanylate kinase; its protein translation is MLSKRHQPFLVVLSSPSGAGKTTICRGVVQRDGRIFYSISATTRQPRPGERNGKSYHFVSEEGFLSLVRRGQLLEYAKVYGSYYGTPKAPVFKAFRQGKDVIADLDIQGMRSCKKALPGTVSIFIMPPSIKELTRRLQRRGTEDEENLRCRRDALEEELAGIPEFDYLVINDKINRAVQDVLTIIRAERLRTSRRINSKED
- a CDS encoding YicC/YloC family endoribonuclease — translated: MIRSMTGVGRAEAVLKPTNNRLSVDIRSVNHKYFELIPKLPPQLAGYEREIYEMVRRMVRRGYIQIQITMDESEAAQMVKIDHQVVRDYLRLSRELRKRYRLAGELDINTLLTLPGVITTRKVNSNHSRMWRASRSVIKQALKQLIKMKQAEGVALVRDLRRRIKKIRRALRQIEQRVPKRLAERRESLLEQLASLNIQANPKRVLEEVAFISERVDIHEECVRLRSHCSMFLRALRSSTTSGKKLDFIAQEMLRETDTLAAKARDVVISRRAIEIKGEIEKLKEQVRNVE